Genomic segment of Candidatus Cloacimonadota bacterium:
CTGGTTAGCACCTCTTGCCGGATTTACAGACAACTCATTTAGAATAATTTGTAAAAAAATGGGTGCAGATGTTGTTGTCAGCGAAATGATCAGTGCAGACGGGCTTATTCACAATAAAAAAAGAAGTCTAATTTTTGCAGATTTCACTGATTTTCAGAGACCTTTTGGAATACAACTCTTTGGTTCTGATCCGGAAATAATGGTTAAAGCAGCAGCAATCATTCTTGGAAGAAAACCGGATTTTATCGATATTAATATGGGATGTCCGGTTAGAAAAGTCGTTAACAGAGGAGCAGGTTCTGCTTTGATGAAAAATCCTGAAACTGCTGGTAAAATCGTCAGGAAAATAAAGAAAATTCTAAATGATATTCCCTTATCAGTAAAAATTCGTTCTGGTTGGGATGCTCAAAATATTAATGCTGTCGATTTCGCCAAATTGCTGGAACAGTCTGGAGCTGATATGATCTGTTTACATCCCAGAACAAAAACGCAAATGTTTTCCGGGAAAAGTGACTGGAATCTGATCAAAAAATTAAGAAATAATATCTCTATCCCCGTAATTGGAAATGGCGACATAGATTCAGTTTCAGATGCTCAAAAAATGTTTGAAACAACTAATTGTGATTCTATCATGATCGGTAGAGGAGCAATCGGAAAACCATGGCTTTTCAAAGAAATAAAAGATTTTTTATTGACTGGAAAAACTTTACCTGTAAATTTTACTTGGAAGTTAGAATTAATAAAGGAAC
This window contains:
- the dusB gene encoding tRNA dihydrouridine synthase DusB; translation: MKSVYPHLTDKKIWLAPLAGFTDNSFRIICKKMGADVVVSEMISADGLIHNKKRSLIFADFTDFQRPFGIQLFGSDPEIMVKAAAIILGRKPDFIDINMGCPVRKVVNRGAGSALMKNPETAGKIVRKIKKILNDIPLSVKIRSGWDAQNINAVDFAKLLEQSGADMICLHPRTKTQMFSGKSDWNLIKKLRNNISIPVIGNGDIDSVSDAQKMFETTNCDSIMIGRGAIGKPWLFKEIKDFLLTGKTLPVNFTWKLELIKEHFSLSIADKGKMKAIREMRKHLSRYTKGYKNSAVVRKLINTSTDEKEIISILENLFSKNLEKI